DNA from Chloroflexota bacterium:
GCCAAAGAAGATGGTACCTGTATTTCTACCTGACCTAAGCCGTCAAAAGTGAGGCCATAAATAAGTCCAGCGGTCTCATAGCGAAGCATAGCTGGAACACCTTCGCTTTCAAGGCGCCCCTTTACAATTTCTGCCTCTAGTTTTCCACTAGCAATGTAGACTGTGGTGAGCCCA
Protein-coding regions in this window:
- a CDS encoding DUF2007 domain-containing protein; the encoded protein is MLSKETGLTTVYIASGKLEAEIVKGRLESEGVPAMLRYETAGLIYGLTFDGLGQVEIQVPSSLAQHAREILAVVENEDIKLPGQALNKEL